In Lodderomyces beijingensis strain CBS 14171 genome assembly, chromosome: 3, the genomic window GGAAGCTGCTCGTATCTGTGCCAACAAGTACATCACCAAGATCTCCGGAAGAGATTCATTCCACTTGAGAGTCAGAGTCCACCCATTCCACGTTTTGCGTATCAACAAGATGTTGTCATGTGCCGGTGCCGATAGATTGCAACAAGGTATGAGAGGTGCCTGGGGTAAGCCACACGGTTTGGCTGCCAGAGTCTCTATTGGACAAATCATCATGTCTGCTAGAACCAAGGACTCCAACAAGGACGTTGTCATTGAAGGTTTGAGAAGAGCTAGATACAAGTTCCCAGGTCAACAAAAGATCATCATCTCCAAGAAATGGGGTTTCACACCATTGAACAGAGAAGAATACGttgccaaaaagaacaacggAGAAGTTTTGGACGATGGTGCTTACGTCAAGTTCTTGTCAAGAAAAGGTAACTTGGAACAAAACTTGAAGCAATTCCCATACTTCCAATACAATGCTTAAATTTGCATTGGTTCGGCGGTTTCGAAGTTGTGTACTAGtaataataaaaaaaggataaaaaagaatctAAGAATCTAAGCATCCAAGAATCACGTGGACGACCTTATTTTGTAGAGTCAAGCATAGGGCTGCGCTTgtagtcttttttttttcctagTTTGCAACTTGCTCTCTGACAGCAGCTgcggcggtggcggtggcggcagttggtgctggtgctgcagAAAGGCTTGCAAAAGATGTCAAAAAGATGTTTAAAAAAGGCAAAATTTCACATGTCAAagcaaagaacaagagaaacaaaCACTCCTAACATACTTCACTTGGTGCGTGTAGCTAAGGGgaaagagacagagagccagacacacacagagagagtgtgtgtcGTTGCTCAAGATTGAGTTAATTCTGTTCTAGTCACCGTCACCATCTAGAACCGTAGTCATCACGTCGTCTCCTTGTGGAAAAAGCGAGAGGACATCATCACTCGTCTACTGTGCACATCGTTTAGAAgggtgtatgtgtgtgtgtgtttgtcCGTGTATATGAGAGTGTGACCTTCATTCCCTgtctctctatctctctGTGTGTTTCCCTCGAGATAGGTTTCCTCTTTGGCTTTCAATGACACTTCCCTTCCCCATGATCATCATCTCCAATTGAATGCATGCTGGAGAAAAAGGGACCAGGACGAAACgaaacttttttttaaacccCCCCCTCAATTTCTACCCCAGTGTATTTATAActatacatatatatacctatatatatacctatatatatatacattgACACACCAGCACCAAGAACCATCTCGCTAGAGGATTGAAAGtaaaccttttttttttgttttatatGTACTGCAAACAATAGCAGTACAAACCAACAAGAtcataaaaaaataatcaGTAACCAAATATTGCTGTAAAAGGGTGGCTCACACATCAGATTCACGATACACCCAGACGAATAAGCCACCAACACACTCAAGCGATCACCAAGTACACGCAAGCCCATAGTCATTAAAGGTGCACTTGTTTCCGCACACGCGCCTTCCCGACACATCTCAAACAGATACGCAAGGTCATGAACGGGGACCCAATCACAGGAGTTGAAGCATGGAACGATTTGTCGTCACCAGAACCGGAATTGAGCTTGATTGAGTCAGATACGCAGGTGAGATCGCGATCGGCCAATGACCTCAACATGGAAAGCAGTATAACGTCGGAGTTCCCCGTGCTACTGACGCACGAGCAGAATGGCGGTCCCCAGCTTTCCAAACTGTCGCAACTGAGCAGCAAGACGTGGGCCAAGTGGCAAGAATGCATCCTCAAGACTTTGGTCTTTATCGGATacgccatcaccaccataCTATTTTACATCATCATCTATCTACACTACTTCGTGGTCAAGCTTAGTTATGACGAGGAAACGGCTATGAACTTGCTAGATGGCGTGTTTAGAGCGCAAGAAAAGGCAATTGACAATTTCCACAAGAAAAGGAGCACTGGGCCTcatgctgctgttgttggtgatgacaACCACCCACCACATTACCGTTAGAGAGAGATAcgctgttctttttttttctttttatgtgtttttttttttttttttttttttgtatgtTAGCCACCCGTTTTATAAGTTTTATTCTTAATTAATTGTATAAGTAATGATGATCAgttgattctttttt contains:
- a CDS encoding 60S ribosomal protein uL16, with translation MARRPARCYRYCKNKPYPKSRYNRAVPDAKIRIYDLGRKKAPVDEFPLCVHLVSNELEQLSSEALEAARICANKYITKISGRDSFHLRVRVHPFHVLRINKMLSCAGADRLQQGMRGAWGKPHGLAARVSIGQIIMSARTKDSNKDVVIEGLRRARYKFPGQQKIIISKKWGFTPLNREEYVAKKNNGEVLDDGAYVKFLSRKGNLEQNLKQFPYFQYNA